The genome window TGAATTGACATAACCAGCCCCTAAAACGAGCTCCAAAAATTACCCTCTGTCTTTCAGCGTGTTGAGCTCAGTGTTTTTGGGGCAGGACAGACTCTGAGTGGTGCTGGCCATGCCCGAGGGGAGATgaatccctgctgcagccaccacagGCTCAGTTTCAGTCCCTCCCCAGTTTCACCTCAGTGactttttcctcccaaaatacGAGGTGGCTGACATGTAATCTGGTTTGACCAAAGCTCTGGGAGTGGCTCAGATCAGGAGCAGCATGTGAATTTGTCACACAGGGTGTATTCTTCCATGAGAGTGAGTAACCGGAGCAGAGGATAACAGGATAACAGGAAACTGTAACTCCGTGCCCTTTCCCACCAGAGAGGTGCTGAGCCACAGGATTAAGCAAATCCTGGCATGTGCCATCTCAGGAGGCAGCCTGAACACCAGAGTCACATGTTTTTAGAGCTCTTTTCCAGAGCAGAGTGCTGATGGATGTTTATTCATCCCTGTCCTGCTTTGCCATGTTCCTGGCTGCCACAGGATCCTTTGGTGCCTCTTTGCCTCTCAAGACTCAGCTCACTTGTTTACATCTTTCCCCTGTTGGGAAAGGACAAGACATTAAGTTCTGTTGACTACAAATTCTTGATTATATGTCAAACAAAAGGAGTTTCCAGTCCTGCAACACTAAGCACAAAGGTTCATCTTTGgagtgattatttttttccccgaGTGTGACTTGGACACTTCCAAGTATTGTACTTTTCCCAGCATTGCTAGTTTTACTTGAGAAACAGCACTGGATTTCACTGTTCAAGAATAACCTTCTGTAAGACATTTACCACTAAAGGGGTGATTtcacattttcctcttttgttgTTGCtatttgcttgattttttttctgtttgtttgtttttgtgttgttttgttgttattgttgttgttgtttgggtttttttttttgttttgttttttggttttttgtttggttgggtttgaggtttttttctttgctttttaaggTATGTACTCTGTTATTTTCAAGACTTTGGTAACAGAATTAGTGAAAAGCTAAGTGGGAATCCTGTTAGAAGCCATTTCTCTGCAAAGCTGCCACAGTGACTTCAAACCTCAGGGAGGCCTAAACACATCCTGTGCTGTCACAGCAATGCTGTGTCTAAATGAGGGCTGTCCATAGCAGAGAAGTGAAACACCACAATTCCAGCAGCACCTGAGCACCTTCCATCCATGAACCTGTGAGGCATCATGTTCAGAATGAGAGGGGAAACCTTGGGCTCATGCCTGTGGATAGCTGGCATGCCTGGCCTCAGCCCTGGAATCAGAAAATCATAGAATCCTTCAGGCTGGACAAAACTTTGAAGATCATCAAGTGCAACTGTtaagcagcactgccaaggccaccactgaaccgtgtccccaggtgccacatccagcagtttcttgaacacttccagggctggtgGCTGAAGCGCTTCCCTGGGCAGCGTGTTCCAATGCCAGAGGgcggccagcaggaccaggacagcgactgtccctgtgctgggcactgctcaggCCACACCTCGAATCCTGCGGCCAGTTTTGGGCCCAGCACGAGCGACATTGAGgagctggagtgtgtccagagaagggaatggagctggggaaggggctgagggagctgggggtctcagcctggagcaaagggagctcaggggggaccttgtccctccccacagcccccagacaGGAGGCTGTGGCGAGCTGGGATCGCTCTCTTCCCCAGGCAACAAGGAAGGATGAGAGGACATGAGGGCCACGGGAGCTTTAGGGTGGATATGAGGAAAAGATTTCTTCACTGCGAGTTCCCCGCGTTGTACCCCAGCCCCTCCCGGTGCCACTGTGTCCCGGTCGCCCCCGTgttccctcagcccctcccgtgttccctcagcccctcccgtGTCCCCTTAGCCCCTCCTGTTTcccctcccgtgtcccctcctCGTCCCCCCAGCCCgtcccgtgtcccctcagcccctctTGTTTCCCCTTCCGTGTCCCCTCAGCCTCTCCCGTGTCGCCTCAGCCCTCCCGTTTcctcccccgtgtcccctcagcccctcttgttccccccccgtgtcccctcagcccctctTGTTTcccctcccgtgtcccctcagcccctcGTTTCTcctcccgtgtcccctcagcctctcccgtgtcccctcagcccctcccgtttcctcccccgtgtccccgcagccTCTCCCTTGTCCCCTCAGCccgccccgtgtcccctcagcctctcccgtgtcccctcagcccctcccgtTTCCtctcccgtgtcccctcagcccgccccgtgtcccctcagcctctcccgtgtcccctcagcccgccccgtgtcccctcagcctctcccgtgtcccctcagcccgccccgtgtcccctcagcctctcccgtgtcccctcagcccGCCCCGTGTCTCCTCAGCCtctcccgtgtcccctcagcccGCCCGTGTCCCCTGGCCCCCCCGCGTCCCCGGTGCCGCCGTTCCGCCCCCGGGCCGTGCGCGTCGCGGGGGCGCCCCCCGCTGGCGCAGGCGGAGGCGGCGCAtggggcgcggcgcggcgggcggcgcggggcgctcccggcggggcagcgcggccgcgGGCGGGACGCGCCGGGGCCGCAGCCGGAGTGCGAGGGGGAGCCCGGCCGGGGTCAAGGCGGAGCCCCCCGGGTCCGGCCTCATCGATGTGGGGGCGCAGAGCGGGCGCTGGGCCGCCTTCCAGGAGCGGCACCGGCTGAGCTGCGAGGAGGCGGCGCGGCTGCTGCTGGACGCGTAGTGAGTAACGGGGCCGGGGCTCCGCGCTCCCGCCCGAGCCCCGCTCACGGCAGCGCTCTCTGCACGGCGCGTCCCGAGAGCTGCCGAGAAGGGGCGCCGGGGCTGGGATGGCGAGGGGGTGCACGCAccgtggggaaaaaaaaaaaaaaaaaaagtggatttcTGTGCTAAAGCTGCCCGTGTTTTAAGGCTCTCCCATCGAAAATGTCCTTGGGGGCTCCGCTAGGCTCACTGCTCAATCTCCACCCATTTCCTGTGCTCGCTCTGTGCAGAGCACGGCACACCAAAAGCTGTCCGTGGGAGGCAAAATCTGGAAGGAAAATGTTCTTTCCTTTGCATGGAGCGATTGACCCGCACGGTgactgcccagctgctgtggaggCGGCTCGGGGAGGGAGAGAAACACAGGCTCAGAAATTCCTTGGTCATAAAGTTCCTTTGCAATTACAACCCAAAATAAAAGACATTTCAAATATTATGTAGAATCCACAAATCTCTGCTTTCCCCAGCTCTTAAATGAAGGAATATTAATGGTGTTGGAGGAACTGTGGGGAAAATTGTGGGGAAATTTAGTTCTCAGTTCCAAGCAGTTTGTTTTGAGGTGATAGCCCTGGTTTCTGTGTAGGGTTATGTATGGACACAGCTGTAGGGTCAGCACTGTGACCTGGAGCTGTGTTTTACAGAGTCCTCAAAGTGCTGCTCTTCTTTCCTTGTCACCATTTTAATTAAACCACAAAAGCAATTGCTGCACAGACAAAAGCCATCCTCCACCTCATTCTGACACATGTTGTTAAATATATGTGAGTGGATCTATTTATTGGTGTTCTGCAACAGCTCAAGAGAGAACTGAATAACGTCATGTACAGCCTTACTGTTCTCTGGGGCAAAAACCAAGAGAGGAGGATTGCAAAAGCTCTGTTGTGTCTCTCTGCAGTGAATACAGGGGTTTGGTGAAGCACACAGGGGGCTGTCATTGTGGAGCCGTCCGCTTTGAGGTCTGGGCTTCAGCAGATCTGCACGTGTTCAACTGCAAGTGAGTTGGTTTGTTCCCTGCCCCAGAGATGAATGTCAGCTCTCTGCTTTTCCAACCTTAGAGCTAAAGATGGGACAGCTGCAGAACACCCTCTGAGCTGTTTCCACAGGATTTACCCCTAATTATGTCCTGATCCACTATGAGATCAGTGTTGGTGATTGCAGGTGCTGCTTTGGGCAGGACTTCATGTCTCAGCCAGGCTCACACAGAAAAGTGTCAGGAGAGATCTAATGAGTCCAGGTGCTCACCCATCTGctttctgtttcctctcatGCAGGGGGCTCAAAGCACATTGGTCTTTTTTTAACTTGTTCTTCTCAAGTGACATTACAGCTCTGACCACATGTGCCTCAAACTAAAACACTCTCTGGTTTCAGTAGTGACCCCTCTTTGCCTGCAACTCGTTTGCTTCCAGCTCATGGGTGAACTTCTGAACTTTATCTTGTTTGCAAGGTAATGAATGTTGGCAAAATTGCCCAAGCATGCTCTGAACCATTGAGTGGATTTCTCAGGGCTAGAGTTTATCCTCAAGAGTTGTGTGTGAGAAGATCTGATTGGGGTACCTGTGTAGGGTCAGTCTGTTCATGGGTGTGCTTGACAAACACTACTGACACCACAAATCCACTTCAGCCACTCACCTCTGAGCCATTCTAGCTGTCAGTGAAATTTCTGTTGTCAAGAGGTCAGATTGCTGCTCTACAACCTGTGCACTTCTAGAAAggtctgttttttcttttgcagttgcagcatttgcaCAAAGAAACAGAACCGACACTTCATCGTGCCAGCGTCGCGTTTCAAGCTGCTGAAGGTAAAGAACACACATGAGCACGAGCAGTGTTACTCTCACAGAGCCAAGAACAAGAAGTTTTCTGCCCTAAGTTTGGCTGTTTTGGGGAAATGGCTGCATTTCAAGCTGTCTGGTGTGGTTGTGTTAGTGCATCTTGTTTAGAGCTCTTGCAGTTCCCAGGCCTGACTGTTACGGACACGTGTCCATACAGAGCACAGGGGTTCAGGAAAGGAGCAGGAATGCACAGCTCTGTATCCTGTCAAGACAGGAAGGTGGCATTTTAAATTGTACATTTCTACACTGTATCATTCCAAAGTAATGAATCCATCTATTTCCATGGAAACTTACagtgcttttcctttccttaggGTGCCGACAATTTGACAACATACACCTTCAACACACACCGTGCCCAGCACACGTTCTGCAAGACCTGTGGTGTTCAGAGCTTTTATACTCCTCGTTCTAACCCTGATGGTTATGGTAGGTGCAAAGCAAGTTGTGCTAACAGAGTTAACCACCAAGTAAACCTTGCATAAAGATTCCACTGGAGGAGGCATCTCCCACATTTTATGAAAAGTAGGTTTCTGTgcactttgtttttcttcaggaaTTGCTCCCCACTGTCTGGATGATGGCACTGTGCAGACCATTATCACAGAGGATATCAATGGCAAGGAGTGGGAGAAAGCAGTGAGGGAACATAAGACCATCAGAGACATGTCAAAACCCTGACACACCCttcagcagccttgggagcaCTGCCATGGAACTGCAGTCCGGGGTTTCCTGGGTGATGGTTGGTGAAATCAGTCTCTACATTACTGTTACCTGTTCTCTGTTTTCTTAAATAAATCTTTCTACACTgattttctcattcctttgtgAAATTCAGTTTTCAGACTGCCTCTGCTCTCTACACCACTGCAGGGTTGCTGGTTTGGCACTTTGCCTTTAGCTGTGCTAAAGTTTAAATCAGAGTACAAAAGCCTTCATTACACTCACTTGCACCTCATTCCTATGTCCTGCTGAGACTCTTGTGAGTTGACCTTGAGCCCTGTTCTGAATCAAGAAGAAAAGCTCATATTTCAGGAGGTGAAAGTGAACGTGGAGCCTGCAATGTGTATAAAAGAAGCAACAGCAAAGTgcaattaggaaaaaattgcaTCATTTCTGATGTTTTATTCAAAAGCTTTGGCTTTTTAAAGTTCTGACTGAATAACAAAGGTGTTGTGGTTGTTGGTATCTGTGGCGATAGCATGACCTTTGAAAAGTTACTCCTGATAGCTGGGTTTTACAAAAGCACCAAGGGAGAGTTGCCAAGCAGTCCTTGCAGCTCTATCTTCTTGGGGAAACAGTTTGTGCCATATCTTCTCCAGTGCAGAATCCTCCAGAGCTTGGCTCCCAATTAAAGTTAATCCAAATTTCTGATATTATTTAAGCTTCTATGATGAGAATATGGAGTAGCTGTTAACCTTGTTCCCAGTGTATCAGGCAACAAGCTATTGAGAAGGAGGTTCACCCAGCCTGGCTTTTGTAGTGCAGAGAATGCCACACAAAGAGCACCCCATCCTAACACAGGAGCTTTCTTGAgtcctgggcctggagcagtgGTGGTTTTGCTCATCCTTTGCTCCTGGGAGTGGTGTCCTGTCAGAGCAGGCGCAGGGAATTGAGCACCAGGTAGCGAGAGAAGAGCAGGTAGAGCTGGCGGAACCAGAGGAGCTGGCTGCGATGGCACCTCATGGCTCTCTAGGAGAGAAACAGGGCAGAGAGCATCTCAGGAAccttccagagctgctgtgggggcagtttcctgctcctgctctgggggtcAGTGCCCATTTGCAGGACAgtgagcagggagaggcagggcaggctgcCTAGGCTCTGGGCCTCTCTGTCCCGAGCCTGCTGTTGTGCTGCCTGGTGCTCACAGGGTCCTGATGGAAAGGACACTTCATGTGTCACTTCTAACTCCTCCTCCCCACCTGATCTCAGGCCTGGGGAAGTGTTCACATGCTGGGAAGCAGGAGCCTGATAAGTGTGTCTGGGAACATCTCTGCTCCTTCTGACTACACACTGGCAGCTGCAACTGAGTCTATTTATAGTGCACCAGCCTAGAAAGGTCAGATTTCAGGAACAAAAATACATGGCAATAATGAACACCACCTTTATCCAAGCTGTTTCCATAAGTAACTCATCTTTTAACAGCCTCAGAAGCAGGAAAAGTCTGTAATTTGTGAATTAACAGCACTGTTTGCTGGGTAAATATTTTCATCTGCTAATCAGATTCTGATGTAAGGAACTGTGAAGTAAATGTGTGAGATCCTATGCagcaaaatagtttaaaaatgtACAGTAAAGGGAACTTGTGAAGAGCTTTGGACCACAAGTTCAGAGGCTGTCTCCATCTTTAGTGAGAGCTGTGATCAAGGATGCTGTTCCTGGCATGCAGTCATGCCAGGCTTTCACAGACCACTCACATGTTCAGAACACTGTGTTGGATCCAGTTTCCTTTGAAATGCATCCTGCATCCTGGGGAGTGTCAAACTCAGTGCCCAGTGACTGTCTGAGCTGCAAATCTGCTCAGCCCTGTCCTGTCACACAGGACATGAAGTAACCATGTTTCTAAAATCACCACAGACATTCCTCAGTGACATTTCCAACCCATGGATGACACTACTTCTGGCATCCCCTGGGAATGTGACACTCGTGACTAAAGTGCTCACAATGAGGATGAGCCACTCCAACAGGTCAGGCAGGTGTCACTCATCTCACCTTGGCTTGTTCAGTCTCCTCCTCTGTGAGGATGAAGAGTgcatccctgggcaggaggcagGAAATGAGGACATCCAGGAAGGAAATGTATTTCCTGCAGAGGTTCACTGactccagcaccagcacacGGCACCCTACACAGAGAAAAAGGATAAATATTTCAAACCAGCAGCATTCTTGTAAGGtgcccttttctccaggctcagcagctctttgcagcttccctgtgctgctggccttGGGAATCTTTTTTGTGTAAAGGGGGCAAAACTTCTGATGCTCCCACCAGGATTTCTTTGTGCCCTGTGCACATCTATGACCATTTGGCTCTTATTGTGTATGTGACCCTTTGTGCTGGATCTTGTTCTGTAATAGTCTGTGGAAAGCAAAGCTAGCTTTGAATATCCCAAAAACTGGGTGTTTTTAAATTCTTCCTGCATAATTAGACTCAAAAAAATAGGTACAGATGATTTTCTGAATGCTGACACTGTATCATATAATGGAATTTTAAAACAGTAGTTTCTGGTTCAGCTACCAAAATGAAATTTCATCTTTCTACTCCAATTCTTAGCTacagaataaatatttacaaGCCTCAGGGATAAAATATTAACTCAGGCAGGCAGTAACACTTTAACAGAGTTCTGAATTCATTGTTCAGATGTTTGTGATGAAGCAGATGAAGGTAACGTTTCAAGATTCTGCTGATGTTGAagggaggggtttttttttctgtttcaaagaTCCCTTTGAACTCAAAAGCtaattgctattttttttttttaccatggcTAAATTGTCTTCACTGATGAGTTCAGAGCTACTGATGGTCCTGTTAAGAGCCTGTAGCTCTCAAGGGAGCTGCTTTGGGATTTCCTTGGCTTGGCAGCTGCTGTGATTATGTTCCACACTTCCCACATTGTATTAAAGTTTGACAGAAGAGGCCAAAGTCACAGTTTACACAGGTGGGCAGAGATACAATTCGATTTGCAATGAGATTTCCTTCAGTGAGCCCTGAAACAGTGAAATTACACAGAAGAGACAGAACAAAGCTCTCATGGACTCCCTCTGGCACATCACCAGGATCTTTCAAttcctttctgtcttttcttttctccaaaGGTGTTGTTCCAACTTTTCAACAGCCTCTCCAAAGTTAACTTGGTTAACTCTTCATTTCAGCACCACAGAGGGCTCCGGGGCCACGCTCCCCTTCCAcggaggggacactgggggctgACACAGAGCATCACAGCAGTGATTTCCTCCCGCTGTGGGCAGCAAGGAGCAGGGGCCGAGCCCTCGAGGGCAGCCACCGGCGCCTGCAGCCGCTGTGGAGCGAGGGAGAGGGGGAAGATGCGCGCTGGGAGCGGCGGGCGCTGCTCGGGAGCCGCCGGGAGGTGGCGGCGTGCGCCGGCCGGGAGGGAGCGGGCCCCGGCCCGCATCCCCTCGGAGCgctgcctgcagcacctccGGCCCCGCCGTGCCCCCAGGGCCTCCGCAGGGTCAGGGAGCGGCGCTGGGCAGT of Passer domesticus isolate bPasDom1 chromosome 19, bPasDom1.hap1, whole genome shotgun sequence contains these proteins:
- the CENPV gene encoding centromere protein V, with the translated sequence MGRGAAGGAGRSRRGSAAAGGTRRGRSRSARGSPAGVKAEPPGSGLIDVGAQSGRWAAFQERHRLSCEEAARLLLDAYEYRGLVKHTGGCHCGAVRFEVWASADLHVFNCNCSICTKKQNRHFIVPASRFKLLKGADNLTTYTFNTHRAQHTFCKTCGVQSFYTPRSNPDGYGIAPHCLDDGTVQTIITEDINGKEWEKAVREHKTIRDMSKP